In Chryseobacterium salivictor, the DNA window CCGGTAAAAGCTCTAGTTTATACCGCTGTACTCAATGGAGTAGCCGCAGTACCGCTGCTGTTTCTTATCGTACGGATATCCACAAGTGAACAGATTATGGGTGATTTCAAAAGCGGATGGCTGTCCAAAGGATTGTTATGGGCGACCTTTATCGTCATGGCAGCAGCATCTATTGCCATGTTCGCTGCCTTTTAACATCAAAAGAAGTTGATGTAAAATAAAGAAGTAAAATCTCAAAAAATACATGAATCTTAACTCGCGCTTCTATAATAACCAAGACCGATCATCTTAAAGATAATTAATGGATATCTGTCTTTAATCATCATGATAAAACAGGTTGCAGCTTTTGTGACTGTTATGGTTTTTAAAACAAATAAAACAGGCTCTGATAATTCACAAGAATATATTTTAAAAACAATTAAAAATGCAAACTTTAAAGGTATTTCACACTCAAAAGACGCATGTCTGCATCAAAATGGTACATTCTGGGGACACCTGTGGGAATATTTACTGCGCAAATATCCTGCGGACTGATATTTTCCAGATGCATCATTAAAGCCCGCAAGCTGTTACCATGAGCCACAATCAAAACATTTTTACCCATTTTTAACTGCGCAACGATTATATTTTCATAATATGGAATAACACGTTTAGCGGTATCTGCGAGACTTTCGCCGCCAGGTGGGCGGATATCATAACTTCTTCTCCAGACTTGGACCTGTTCCACCCCGTGTTTCTGCGCCGTTTCTGCTTTATTGAGTCCCTGCAAACTGCCGTACATCCTTTCGTTCAGGGCACTGTTTTTTACGATGGGGATTTTTAAATGAATTTCATGGAGGATAATCTCCAGACTCTCCCAAGCTCTGACCAGCATGGAAGTGTATGCGATATCAAAAACATAACCCTTGAGTTTCGCGCCTGCATTCTTTGCTTCCTGGCGGCCAAGAGGGGTCAATCCAATATCGAGGGTTCCGGTGAAACGGTTCTCAAAATTGTATAGCGATTGCCCGTGTCGTACGAAGATTAATAGAGCCATTTTATCATTTTAAAGAACGGTTGAGTACAGTTGTAACCTGCTGAAATCAAGATAAAATTTACTGAGAACAGTGCTTAATTTGACCTTATCACTCATAAAACAGTTGAAAATTTTATGCTAAGTGTTTTTTACCCGGATCGTTTGTTATAATTTAATATTGCCCATCCATTAAAAAAAATAGCAAAGCCGATCAAGGCCAATATCTGGTATTTGATATCTGCCAGTCCGCTGCCTTTCAACATCACCATCCGCATTACCTCGATAAAATAAGAAACCGGATTAAATTTCGTGATAATCTGTGCCCAGTGCGGCATACTTTCAATGGGAGTGTACAATCCGCTCAACAGATTAAAAACCATTGTCACGAAAAAAGACACCAGCATCGATTGCTGCTGAGTTTGGGCATAGGTAGAAAGCAATAAACCCAGTCCGAGTATCGCCAGGAGGTAAATGGTTGCAAACATATAAATGGTACTGTAATGACCCAGCGGCACTATTCCGTACACGAATCTGGCGATGAGGAGTCCCATGGTCAAAACGATGATTGCTAGCATCCAAAACGGAATGAGTTTACCCAAAATGAACTGTATTTTCCTGATGGGGCTTACATTGATCTGTTCGAGAGTACCCATTTCTTTTTCCCTGACGATATTGTTTGAAGCGAAGGACGAACCGATCATCGTTATGAGCATGACCAGTATTCCGGGAACCATAAAAACACGGTAATTCATATTAGGATTGTACCAGTTGGCTGAAACGATTTTGATAGTTGGCTGTCGGTTAAACCGCTCATCCTGTAACCATTGTGTGCGGATGTCCTGATTGTAATCCTGTATGATCTGTTGTATATAAGCGC includes these proteins:
- a CDS encoding 2,3-bisphosphoglycerate-dependent phosphoglycerate mutase — encoded protein: MALLIFVRHGQSLYNFENRFTGTLDIGLTPLGRQEAKNAGAKLKGYVFDIAYTSMLVRAWESLEIILHEIHLKIPIVKNSALNERMYGSLQGLNKAETAQKHGVEQVQVWRRSYDIRPPGGESLADTAKRVIPYYENIIVAQLKMGKNVLIVAHGNSLRALMMHLENISPQDICAVNIPTGVPRMYHFDADMRLLSVKYL
- a CDS encoding ABC transporter permease, with the protein product MMKFLLWKELLQIFRDPAIIRILFVMPMVQLLILPLAADYEIKNINLGVVDRDHSEYSRKLVNKVISSGYFRLKDYSPSFQQGMKAIESDKTDLILEIPAHFERNLIKEDQGTLFVAVDAVNGVKAGLGGAYIQQIIQDYNQDIRTQWLQDERFNRQPTIKIVSANWYNPNMNYRVFMVPGILVMLITMIGSSFASNNIVREKEMGTLEQINVSPIRKIQFILGKLIPFWMLAIIVLTMGLLIARFVYGIVPLGHYSTIYMFATIYLLAILGLGLLLSTYAQTQQQSMLVSFFVTMVFNLLSGLYTPIESMPHWAQIITKFNPVSYFIEVMRMVMLKGSGLADIKYQILALIGFAIFFNGWAILNYNKRSG